A window of the Hordeum vulgare subsp. vulgare chromosome 5H, MorexV3_pseudomolecules_assembly, whole genome shotgun sequence genome harbors these coding sequences:
- the LOC123397562 gene encoding glutaredoxin-C15-like, with protein sequence MERVTRLSSEKAVVIFTVSNCPMSHSVTSLFSSLGVGAAVHELDKDPRGRDMERDLARRLGRTPPVPAVFIGGKLVGSTDRIMSLHLSGKLVVMLKALTMGSRLVAAGAMWL encoded by the coding sequence ATGGAGAGGGTGACAAGGCTGTCATCGGAGAAAGCGGTGGTGATCTTCACCGTGAGCAACTGCCCGATGAGCCACTCGGTGACAAGCCTCTTCTCGAGCCTCGGCGTGGGCGCCGCGGTCCACGAGCTGGACAAGGACCCACGCGGCCGCGACATGGAGCGCGACCTCGCCCGACGCCTTGGGCGTACGCCGCCCGTCCCCGCAGTCTTCATCGGCGGCAAGCTCGTTGGCTCAACCGACAGGATCATGTCCTTGCATCTCAGTGGGAAGCTCGTGGTCATGCTCAAGGCTCTGACCATGGGCTCAAGGCTCGTGGCCGCCGGAGCCATGTGGCTCTGA